In the Flavobacterium pallidum genome, one interval contains:
- a CDS encoding fumarylacetoacetate hydrolase family protein: protein MKLLTYLHNEGQKLGIQINDTVVDVETLGFKSNETFPATMLELIDAGTEMVSKLQHTLDNANENVIAACSLPLSKVTLLAPIPKPRKNIIGIGLNYTEHVAESARTLDTSNELPQQPVIFSKPPTSVTATNTEILHNTKLTQQLDWEVELAVIIGKKGKYVPKSEAMDYVFGYTVINDISARDCRRAGQWIVSKGQDTFAPMGPVLVTKDEIEDPHNLNLSLTLNGIEKQSSNTKFMLFNINDLIADLSTVFTLEPGDIIATGTPAGVGAGRNPQEWMWDGDVVEATVEGIGTISNTIKEVKL, encoded by the coding sequence ATGAAACTACTGACCTACCTTCATAACGAGGGGCAAAAACTCGGAATACAAATCAATGATACTGTTGTCGATGTGGAAACACTCGGATTTAAGTCTAACGAAACATTTCCCGCCACTATGCTTGAACTGATAGACGCAGGCACGGAGATGGTTTCCAAGCTGCAACACACGCTGGACAACGCCAATGAAAATGTGATTGCCGCCTGCTCGCTGCCTTTATCAAAAGTGACGTTGCTTGCTCCAATTCCGAAGCCGAGAAAAAACATCATCGGGATTGGGTTAAATTATACGGAACATGTTGCGGAAAGCGCAAGAACACTAGATACGTCAAACGAATTGCCGCAACAGCCGGTTATTTTTTCAAAACCACCTACTTCCGTAACGGCTACAAATACAGAAATCCTGCACAATACCAAATTGACACAGCAATTGGATTGGGAAGTGGAATTGGCCGTAATTATCGGAAAGAAAGGAAAATACGTACCGAAATCCGAAGCGATGGATTATGTATTCGGATATACGGTGATCAACGATATCAGTGCGCGTGACTGCCGTCGTGCCGGGCAATGGATCGTTTCCAAAGGGCAGGATACTTTTGCACCGATGGGCCCGGTTTTAGTAACCAAGGATGAAATTGAAGATCCGCACAACCTGAATCTGTCGTTGACATTGAATGGTATTGAAAAGCAAAGTTCGAATACGAAATTCATGCTTTTCAATATCAATGACCTCATTGCCGATTTGAGTACGGTGTTTACATTGGAGCCTGGAGACATTATCGCTACGGGAACTCCGGCCGGTGTAGGCGCAGGAAGAAATCCGCAGGAATGGATGTGGGATGGTGATGTGGTCGAAGCTACGGTGGAAGGGATCGGGACGATTTCAAACACGATTAAGGAGGTCAAACTTTAA
- a CDS encoding oxidoreductase yields the protein MKITVIGGGPGGLYFSILTKKALPDAQIDVYERNKSDDSFGFGVVFSDETLSEFLTRDPKSYDLIRSKFAYWDDLDVARNGEVVRITGNGFCGCSRKTLLQLLQQRCLEEGINLHFEANVDDLSAFADSDYIVAADGINSQVRDQYAADFGTEIEMKKNKFVWLGSTRPLDAFTYFFRSTPYGSFVAHTYQYEQGMSTWIFECTPETWEKAGFDTFDEASTISKISEIFKEELQGHGLISNKSFWRQFPAVTNKHWSKDNIVLLGDAKATAHYSIGSGTKLAMECAISLSDAIVEFGTDKQQAFARYEQLRRNRVEMIQHAANVSLDWFENMDRHMKHDFMQFAFGVMTRAKKVTFENLAIRDNSFTKKVLQGFHSNKENDNIPAAFTPFQLRNMELSNRIVMSPMGQYSAKDGLVSDWHLVHYGARAIGGIGLILTEMTAVSTTGRITPGCTGIWSEEQMVAWKKVTDFVHDNSSTKIGMQIGHSGRKGSVNVPSIGNNIPLENGWELISASPIAFAEHMAVPKEIDASDMEIVISEFTRAAINADKAGFDMIELQAHHGFLLASFLSPLTNTRKDHFGGSLENRLRFPLQVFHSMRKAFNEDKPMSVRISASDWAGNGITIEEIISISMAFKEAGADVINVSTGNTVSDQKPQVGRMWQTPFSDTVRNTVHIPTITTGFIQDIDQINTILLNGRADLVALGRPLLLDPNFVRHAQAYENFRPDDIPKQYIAGTSHLYPLHASERKEKEGMRKALKPESHKRIKN from the coding sequence ATGAAGATAACAGTGATTGGCGGTGGCCCCGGCGGATTGTACTTTTCGATCTTAACCAAAAAAGCATTGCCTGACGCACAGATTGATGTGTATGAACGGAACAAATCTGACGACAGTTTCGGTTTTGGTGTGGTTTTTTCTGATGAAACGCTGAGTGAATTCCTGACCCGTGACCCAAAATCATACGATTTAATCCGAAGCAAGTTTGCTTACTGGGATGACCTCGACGTAGCCCGTAATGGTGAAGTCGTGCGCATTACAGGCAACGGTTTCTGCGGCTGCTCCCGTAAAACCTTATTGCAATTACTGCAGCAGCGTTGCCTTGAAGAAGGCATTAACCTGCATTTCGAGGCCAATGTCGATGATCTTTCCGCTTTTGCAGATTCTGATTATATCGTGGCCGCAGATGGCATCAACAGTCAGGTCCGCGATCAGTATGCGGCAGATTTCGGCACCGAAATTGAGATGAAGAAAAACAAATTCGTATGGCTGGGTTCTACACGCCCACTTGATGCGTTCACGTACTTCTTCCGCTCCACCCCTTACGGTAGTTTCGTTGCGCATACTTATCAATACGAACAAGGCATGAGTACATGGATTTTCGAGTGTACGCCTGAAACCTGGGAGAAAGCCGGCTTCGATACGTTTGATGAAGCCTCTACCATCAGCAAAATCTCTGAAATTTTCAAGGAAGAATTACAAGGCCACGGATTGATTTCGAATAAATCTTTCTGGCGGCAATTTCCTGCAGTCACCAATAAGCATTGGTCCAAAGATAATATTGTGCTATTAGGTGATGCTAAGGCCACAGCGCATTATTCCATCGGTTCCGGAACAAAACTGGCGATGGAATGTGCCATTTCGCTTTCGGATGCTATTGTTGAATTTGGCACCGATAAGCAACAGGCCTTCGCCAGATATGAGCAGCTGCGCCGCAACCGTGTGGAGATGATCCAGCACGCCGCAAACGTATCGCTGGATTGGTTCGAAAACATGGACCGCCACATGAAACACGATTTCATGCAGTTTGCTTTTGGCGTGATGACACGCGCAAAGAAAGTCACGTTCGAGAACCTGGCCATACGCGATAATTCCTTTACGAAAAAAGTCCTACAAGGCTTTCATTCCAATAAGGAAAACGACAATATCCCTGCTGCCTTTACCCCTTTCCAATTGCGCAATATGGAGCTTTCGAACCGCATTGTGATGTCGCCAATGGGGCAATACAGCGCAAAAGACGGTTTGGTTTCCGATTGGCATCTCGTGCATTATGGCGCACGTGCGATTGGTGGCATCGGATTAATCCTGACCGAAATGACCGCCGTTTCAACAACCGGACGTATTACTCCAGGTTGCACAGGCATATGGTCTGAAGAACAAATGGTTGCATGGAAGAAAGTTACTGATTTTGTTCACGATAACAGCAGTACTAAGATTGGTATGCAGATTGGACATTCAGGACGCAAAGGCAGTGTCAATGTTCCTTCAATAGGGAATAATATTCCGTTGGAAAATGGCTGGGAATTAATATCTGCTTCACCAATCGCTTTTGCTGAACATATGGCTGTTCCGAAGGAAATCGATGCCTCAGATATGGAAATTGTGATTTCAGAATTCACCCGCGCCGCCATCAACGCTGACAAAGCCGGTTTTGATATGATTGAATTACAGGCACACCATGGATTCCTGTTGGCATCATTCCTTTCCCCGTTGACAAATACACGGAAAGACCACTTTGGCGGAAGCCTTGAAAACAGGCTGCGCTTTCCTTTGCAGGTATTTCATTCCATGCGGAAGGCGTTTAATGAAGACAAACCAATGTCAGTGCGTATTTCTGCTTCAGATTGGGCAGGCAACGGGATTACTATCGAAGAGATTATTTCCATCAGTATGGCATTTAAGGAAGCCGGCGCCGATGTCATCAATGTTTCCACAGGAAATACGGTCAGCGACCAAAAGCCGCAGGTAGGACGTATGTGGCAGACACCATTTTCAGATACGGTCCGCAATACGGTTCATATCCCAACGATCACCACCGGATTCATCCAGGACATCGACCAGATCAATACGATATTGTTAAACGGCCGTGCCGATTTGGTGGCTTTGGGAAGGCCATTGTTGCTGGATCCTAATTTCGTACGCCATGCACAAGCTTATGAAAATTTCCGCCCGGATGACATCCCGAAGCAATACATCGCTGGAACTTCCCACCTTTATCCTTTGCATGCTTCGGAAAGGAAAGAAAAGGAAGGTATGAGAAAAGCCCTGAAACCGGAAAGCCATAAGAGAATTAAAAATTGA
- a CDS encoding acyl-CoA thioesterase, with protein sequence MKFTKKETIRFKHVDYAGIVFYPRFLEMLNDLVEDWFEEALHRPFSAMHEHGKGIPTVGLKVQFKKPARIGDVLTKSLWVVNLGGASIQCGFKFEDEGGKTCLEGEVTLVNVGLNKESNNIKAETFSEETKAKIFNFIQH encoded by the coding sequence ATGAAATTTACCAAAAAAGAAACCATACGCTTTAAACACGTCGATTATGCCGGAATCGTTTTTTATCCAAGATTTCTGGAAATGCTGAATGATTTGGTTGAAGATTGGTTTGAAGAAGCACTTCACAGGCCATTTTCAGCAATGCACGAACATGGAAAAGGCATCCCGACGGTGGGCCTGAAAGTACAATTTAAAAAACCGGCACGCATTGGGGATGTTTTGACCAAGTCGCTTTGGGTCGTCAATCTCGGCGGCGCTTCGATACAATGCGGTTTTAAATTCGAGGATGAAGGCGGAAAAACCTGCCTTGAAGGCGAAGTAACGTTGGTAAATGTGGGTTTAAACAAAGAAAGCAACAACATTAAAGCCGAAACTTTTTCAGAAGAAACCAAAGCTAAAATCTTTAATTTTATTCAACACTAA
- a CDS encoding cupin domain-containing protein, translated as MEEKHNDDVIGRARVRDTPELEAYYDELKNLGAGALWTVANDIEPWEPRPSSVPMLWKYDDLRELVLKSSELVTPEQAGRRVVYLVNDKRRDVSAAVGWLYTGIQVTRPGESTSAHRHKASALRFIMEGEGGYTVVDGNKITFEVNDFVITPNSTWHEHGVAADGKTCVWQDGLDIPLVNALEANDYAVFDGKQPLDFPVNQSPLSYNAPGFIPADKVWDKPYSPLFKYSWKQVYPALLEAAKVNDGSPFDGILMHYTNPLNGGHVMQTMGASMQLLRAGEHTKAHKHTGSFVYQCAKGKGYSIIGGKRYDWKERDIFCVPSWVYHEHVNASETEDACLFSFHDLPVIEKLGLYQEKAYQENDGHQLLND; from the coding sequence ATGGAAGAAAAACACAACGATGACGTCATAGGCCGCGCGCGGGTACGGGACACACCCGAGCTTGAAGCGTATTATGACGAACTTAAGAACCTCGGTGCAGGCGCACTCTGGACCGTAGCCAATGACATCGAGCCATGGGAACCGCGTCCTTCCTCGGTCCCGATGCTTTGGAAATATGACGACTTGCGCGAACTCGTACTCAAATCTTCAGAATTGGTTACGCCAGAGCAAGCGGGAAGACGTGTAGTTTATTTGGTTAATGATAAACGCCGTGACGTTTCCGCGGCTGTCGGTTGGTTGTATACAGGAATCCAGGTGACACGCCCCGGCGAAAGCACTTCGGCGCACCGCCACAAAGCCTCAGCATTGCGTTTCATCATGGAAGGCGAAGGCGGTTATACGGTCGTTGACGGAAACAAAATTACATTTGAAGTCAATGATTTTGTCATCACGCCCAATTCTACCTGGCACGAACACGGTGTAGCCGCTGATGGAAAGACCTGTGTTTGGCAGGATGGTCTGGATATTCCGCTGGTAAATGCTTTGGAAGCCAATGATTACGCTGTTTTTGACGGCAAGCAACCTTTGGATTTCCCGGTAAACCAATCGCCTTTGTCTTATAACGCTCCGGGATTTATTCCTGCCGATAAGGTTTGGGATAAGCCGTATTCCCCGCTATTCAAATATTCATGGAAGCAGGTCTACCCTGCCCTGCTTGAAGCCGCTAAAGTGAATGACGGCAGCCCTTTTGATGGCATCCTGATGCATTACACCAATCCGCTTAACGGTGGCCATGTGATGCAGACCATGGGCGCTTCAATGCAATTGTTGCGTGCTGGCGAGCATACCAAAGCCCACAAACACACGGGTTCTTTTGTATACCAATGCGCCAAAGGTAAAGGATATTCCATCATTGGCGGTAAAAGGTATGACTGGAAGGAACGCGATATTTTCTGCGTGCCTTCATGGGTGTATCATGAGCATGTGAATGCTTCTGAAACCGAAGATGCGTGCCTGTTTTCATTTCATGATTTGCCTGTAATTGAAAAACTCGGATTGTATCAGGAAAAAGCTTATCAGGAAAATGATGGCCATCAACTCTTAAACGACTAA
- a CDS encoding DinB family protein, whose translation MQTNQHTTAMASRLQEVFLDGTWIANTNYKDQIQKVNWEQAIQKIENLNSIAALTYHINYYLAGLLDAFDSGELKISDKYSFDLPPVNDAADWDLLVFKFLSNAEQFCKCIAMMTDDMLQKPFIDEKYGTYQRNIEGVIEHSYYHLGQITLINKLLQK comes from the coding sequence ATGCAAACAAATCAGCACACCACCGCAATGGCTTCAAGGCTGCAGGAAGTTTTCCTTGACGGTACATGGATTGCCAATACCAATTATAAAGACCAGATCCAAAAAGTGAATTGGGAGCAGGCCATCCAAAAAATTGAAAACCTCAATTCTATTGCCGCCCTGACTTACCATATCAACTATTACCTTGCGGGACTGCTCGATGCGTTTGATAGCGGCGAACTTAAAATCAGTGACAAATACAGTTTCGACCTTCCGCCTGTAAATGATGCAGCAGATTGGGATTTGCTCGTTTTCAAATTTTTAAGCAATGCGGAACAGTTTTGCAAATGCATTGCCATGATGACTGACGATATGCTCCAAAAGCCATTCATCGATGAAAAATACGGTACCTACCAGCGCAATATTGAAGGTGTCATCGAGCACAGTTACTATCATTTGGGCCAGATTACTTTGATCAATAAACTGTTGCAAAAGTAA
- a CDS encoding flavin reductase family protein, with translation MQFDPALNDRRSVYKLLTGAVIPRPIGWISTLSEDNIPNLAPFSFFNVVGDDPPHVMFSAARSSGSNKDTLNNVLSTGQFVVNMVTEDIVEQMNKTSEMVAADVNEFELAGLTALESVKIKPFRVKESPITMECELVHHYELENHQYGGAVVIIGKIVMFHIDDDVLLEDFKIDMDHYKPVSRLAGANYSRMGEIFTVKRA, from the coding sequence ATGCAATTCGATCCTGCACTCAATGACCGGCGATCGGTCTATAAACTGCTTACCGGCGCCGTCATTCCCCGTCCTATCGGATGGATTTCGACCTTAAGCGAAGACAACATCCCAAACCTTGCACCTTTTTCTTTCTTCAACGTCGTTGGCGATGATCCGCCACATGTGATGTTTTCTGCGGCGCGCTCCAGCGGCTCGAATAAGGATACGCTGAACAATGTTTTGTCGACCGGGCAGTTCGTCGTCAATATGGTCACTGAAGATATCGTCGAACAGATGAACAAGACTTCTGAAATGGTTGCAGCCGATGTCAATGAATTTGAACTCGCCGGCCTCACCGCTTTGGAATCCGTCAAGATAAAACCATTCCGCGTCAAGGAAAGCCCTATTACGATGGAATGCGAACTCGTACACCATTATGAACTCGAAAACCATCAATATGGCGGCGCAGTAGTGATCATCGGGAAAATAGTCATGTTCCATATTGATGACGACGTACTTTTGGAAGATTTCAAAATCGACATGGACCACTATAAACCGGTTTCAAGGCTGGCAGGCGCAAATTATTCCCGTATGGGCGAAATCTTTACAGTCAAAAGAGCTTAA
- a CDS encoding carbon-nitrogen hydrolase family protein: MDFPKFKAATVQTSPVFLNVEKTIDKAISLISEAAANGAKLIAFPEVFVAGYPYWNWIMTPVHGSAWYEKLYRNSVAADGPEMTRIFNAAREYNIQIVIGMNERGDSYGEIYNTNLIIDSNGNLIGKHRKLVPTWAEKLTWTSGDGSSLKVYKTEIGPIGTLACGENTNTLARFTLLSQGELIHIANYISLPVAPPDYNMAEAIKIRAAAHSFEGKLFTIVSCSTISQEIMDAMKADVPDAEELLTRKNSAFSGFIGPNGAVIGEPLIDEEGIVYAEIDLAKCIQPKQMHDILGHYNRFDIFDLRVNVTPRKNITFIDNNEDFFGR; encoded by the coding sequence ATGGATTTCCCAAAATTTAAAGCCGCAACGGTACAAACATCTCCTGTTTTCTTAAACGTAGAGAAAACGATAGACAAAGCCATCTCATTGATTAGTGAAGCTGCTGCCAATGGTGCAAAACTGATTGCTTTCCCTGAAGTGTTTGTGGCCGGTTATCCCTATTGGAACTGGATCATGACACCTGTACACGGCAGTGCCTGGTATGAAAAACTATACCGCAATTCCGTTGCCGCTGATGGTCCTGAAATGACAAGGATTTTCAATGCCGCCAGGGAATACAACATTCAGATCGTTATCGGAATGAATGAGCGCGGCGACAGTTATGGCGAAATTTACAATACCAACCTCATTATCGACAGCAACGGGAACTTAATCGGGAAACACCGGAAACTGGTTCCCACCTGGGCCGAAAAACTGACGTGGACATCCGGCGACGGTTCGTCCTTAAAAGTATATAAGACTGAAATCGGCCCGATCGGGACATTGGCCTGTGGCGAAAACACCAATACTTTAGCGCGTTTCACACTTTTGTCACAAGGCGAGCTGATTCACATTGCCAATTACATTTCATTGCCGGTAGCACCGCCGGATTATAATATGGCCGAAGCGATTAAAATCCGTGCCGCGGCCCATTCATTTGAAGGGAAATTATTTACGATTGTTTCCTGCTCCACGATTTCACAGGAAATTATGGATGCGATGAAAGCCGACGTTCCGGATGCTGAGGAATTATTGACACGTAAAAACTCCGCGTTCTCAGGATTCATCGGTCCAAACGGTGCCGTTATCGGGGAACCGCTGATTGATGAAGAAGGTATCGTTTACGCAGAAATTGATTTGGCAAAATGTATTCAGCCAAAGCAAATGCACGATATACTAGGCCATTACAACCGCTTTGATATTTTCGATTTGCGCGTTAATGTGACGCCGAGAAAAAATATTACTTTTATAGACAACAACGAAGATTTTTTCGGAAGATAA
- a CDS encoding FMN-binding glutamate synthase family protein has protein sequence MRRVFVITSITVLALSGILIYVNWKFAFGLFIILPLIALGVFDMFQSKRTIRRNFPLVGRLRYLLESIGPELRQYFVETDTEGRPFTRLQRSLVYQRSKKETDSHPFGTQLNVYDEGYQWINHSIKAIAFSNIDQNPKVRIGSSQCSKPYMASLFNISAMSYGSLSKNAILALNSGARQGGFYHNTGEGGLSPYHLQEGGDVVWNIGTGYFSCRDEYGNFSREHFTERAQYEHVKMIEIKFSQGAKPGHGGILPKEKVTDEIAAIRLVKKGGDIISPPKHSAFKTPLELMDFIKVLREASGGKPIGMKLCIGNKSEFISICKAMVETKTYFDFITVDGGEGGTGAAPIEYSDHVGMPLRDALAFVYDCLVGFDLKHEIKIIASGKVVSGFDIIRALSMGADLCNSARGMMFALGCIQALECHANTCPTGVATQDPALTKGLVPEQKSIRVARYQHETVKAAMELMASAGIEHPDDVGRDLVSMRIDKINIQTFAELFPEPKKGSLLQSETVPDKLFYAWKKASPQSF, from the coding sequence ATGAGAAGAGTATTCGTAATTACCAGCATTACCGTCCTTGCACTTTCCGGCATTTTAATTTATGTCAACTGGAAATTTGCTTTCGGCCTGTTCATCATTCTCCCATTAATTGCGTTGGGCGTTTTCGATATGTTCCAGTCCAAAAGAACCATCAGGAGGAATTTTCCATTGGTTGGACGCTTGCGGTACCTGCTCGAATCTATCGGACCCGAACTGCGGCAGTATTTCGTTGAAACAGATACTGAAGGGCGGCCGTTTACGCGTTTGCAGCGCAGCCTGGTGTACCAACGAAGCAAAAAAGAAACGGATTCGCATCCTTTCGGGACCCAACTCAACGTGTATGATGAAGGCTACCAATGGATCAACCACAGCATCAAGGCCATTGCTTTTTCCAATATAGACCAAAATCCAAAAGTGCGTATCGGCTCTTCACAGTGCAGTAAGCCTTATATGGCAAGCCTGTTCAATATCAGCGCGATGAGTTATGGCTCTTTGAGCAAAAACGCCATCCTGGCCTTGAATTCCGGCGCCAGGCAAGGTGGTTTTTACCACAATACCGGAGAAGGCGGACTGTCACCTTACCATCTTCAGGAAGGCGGTGATGTCGTTTGGAATATCGGCACGGGCTATTTCAGTTGCCGTGACGAATACGGGAATTTCTCCCGGGAACATTTCACCGAACGCGCACAATATGAGCATGTCAAAATGATTGAGATTAAGTTCTCACAAGGTGCCAAGCCCGGTCACGGGGGCATTCTTCCTAAGGAAAAAGTCACCGACGAAATTGCAGCGATACGCCTCGTCAAAAAAGGTGGCGATATTATCTCACCTCCAAAACATTCCGCTTTTAAAACGCCTTTGGAACTCATGGATTTTATTAAAGTCCTCAGGGAAGCTTCCGGTGGGAAACCGATCGGGATGAAATTGTGTATCGGAAATAAATCTGAATTCATTTCCATTTGTAAAGCCATGGTCGAAACTAAAACCTATTTTGATTTCATCACAGTCGATGGCGGTGAAGGCGGTACAGGCGCTGCCCCGATTGAATATTCGGACCACGTAGGCATGCCTTTGCGGGACGCATTGGCCTTTGTATACGATTGCCTCGTCGGGTTTGATCTTAAACATGAGATAAAAATCATAGCCAGCGGAAAAGTGGTCAGCGGCTTTGACATTATCAGGGCACTTTCGATGGGAGCCGACTTGTGCAACTCGGCACGCGGGATGATGTTTGCACTCGGTTGCATCCAGGCATTGGAATGCCATGCTAACACCTGCCCTACCGGCGTAGCCACGCAGGATCCGGCACTGACAAAAGGTTTGGTCCCTGAGCAAAAAAGCATCCGCGTGGCAAGATACCAGCATGAAACCGTCAAAGCGGCTATGGAACTGATGGCCTCTGCCGGAATTGAGCACCCCGACGATGTAGGACGTGACCTGGTAAGCATGCGGATTGATAAAATTAACATCCAGACCTTCGCCGAGTTGTTTCCGGAACCAAAAAAGGGCTCATTATTGCAATCCGAAACCGTGCCGGACAAATTATTTTATGCCTGGAAAAAGGCAAGCCCACAAAGTTTTTAA
- a CDS encoding AMP-binding protein encodes MKHYQDNFAHEHLPDESLRPDIILGHPDFQFNGSLNCVDKLLDDHIREGRGNTVAIRTFETTWTYQDLYDKSNQIAHVLTDELGFVSGNRVLIRAANNPMFVAVWFAVLKAGGIVVATMPLLREKELTVMIDSAEISHAFCDYRLEEEMALVKSSFLKQMITFDGSETHMSKLETLMHNKPKTFQNYHTMADSLALIGFTSGTTGKPKMTSHFHRDILLICEAFPKYSLQPKPEDIFTGSPPLGFTFGLGGLVLFPFYFGASTFLIEKPTPELLLKAISDHKVSICFTAPTAWRVITTLVKDYNIASLRKCVSAGETLPLKVWEDWYDATGLKIIDGIGSTEILHIFISSNEENMRKGATGLPVRGYEAKIIDGKGNEMPVNEPGRLAVRGITGCKYLNSPDKQQEYVENKWNITGDIFRQDEDGYFWFVARGDDMIISSGYNIAAIEVESVLLCHDDIAECAVVGLPNEERGMLVCAYIVLKSQADANDDKVKEIQEWFKKAAAPYKYPREIHFVDALPKTETGKIQRFKLKTTAR; translated from the coding sequence ATGAAGCACTATCAGGATAATTTTGCACATGAACATTTACCGGATGAATCACTTCGCCCGGATATTATTCTGGGTCATCCGGACTTTCAATTTAATGGAAGCTTAAATTGTGTAGACAAATTACTTGACGACCACATCAGGGAAGGCCGTGGAAATACCGTTGCCATCCGCACTTTTGAAACCACCTGGACCTATCAGGATTTATATGATAAATCGAATCAGATTGCGCATGTACTGACCGACGAACTTGGTTTTGTTTCAGGCAATCGCGTACTGATCCGTGCTGCAAACAATCCGATGTTTGTTGCGGTTTGGTTTGCTGTCTTAAAAGCAGGCGGCATTGTCGTCGCCACGATGCCACTGCTTCGCGAAAAAGAATTGACAGTAATGATTGACAGCGCAGAGATTTCGCATGCTTTCTGTGATTACCGACTGGAAGAGGAAATGGCTTTGGTCAAATCATCGTTCCTCAAACAAATGATCACGTTTGACGGTTCCGAAACCCACATGTCAAAACTGGAAACGCTGATGCACAACAAGCCTAAAACGTTCCAGAATTACCATACCATGGCGGATTCTTTGGCATTGATCGGGTTTACTTCCGGAACAACAGGAAAGCCGAAAATGACCTCGCATTTCCACCGCGATATCTTACTGATTTGTGAAGCTTTCCCAAAATATTCATTACAGCCAAAACCGGAAGACATCTTCACCGGAAGCCCGCCTTTAGGCTTTACTTTCGGTTTGGGTGGATTGGTATTATTCCCGTTTTATTTCGGTGCCTCAACATTTTTGATTGAAAAACCGACACCTGAATTGTTGCTGAAAGCCATTTCGGATCATAAAGTCAGTATTTGTTTTACAGCACCTACGGCCTGGCGAGTGATTACGACACTGGTTAAAGATTATAATATTGCATCGCTCCGAAAATGTGTTTCAGCCGGGGAAACCTTGCCATTGAAGGTCTGGGAAGATTGGTATGACGCGACCGGGCTTAAAATTATCGATGGCATCGGTTCAACCGAAATCCTGCATATTTTCATTTCCTCAAATGAGGAGAACATGCGGAAAGGCGCAACAGGGCTTCCTGTTCGTGGTTACGAAGCTAAAATCATTGACGGCAAAGGAAACGAAATGCCCGTCAATGAACCCGGAAGATTGGCCGTACGCGGCATTACCGGATGCAAATATTTGAATTCGCCCGATAAGCAGCAGGAATACGTCGAAAACAAATGGAATATTACGGGTGACATTTTCCGTCAGGATGAGGACGGCTACTTCTGGTTTGTGGCGCGTGGCGATGATATGATCATCTCATCAGGCTACAACATCGCTGCCATAGAAGTCGAAAGTGTGCTCTTATGCCATGATGATATTGCAGAATGTGCTGTTGTCGGTTTACCAAATGAAGAACGCGGCATGCTGGTTTGCGCTTATATTGTCCTGAAAAGTCAGGCTGATGCCAATGATGATAAGGTGAAAGAAATTCAGGAATGGTTTAAGAAAGCTGCCGCACCATATAAATATCCGCGTGAAATCCATTTTGTCGACGCTTTACCAAAAACCGAAACCGGAAAAATCCAGCGGTTCAAATTGAAAACCACCGCTAGATAA